In Aedes albopictus strain Foshan chromosome 3, AalbF5, whole genome shotgun sequence, the following are encoded in one genomic region:
- the LOC109402851 gene encoding uncharacterized protein LOC109402851: MKTRNQTNQTQKGTKRKAPSSSAQTEIPIKRPRKDARQEGSVQFVSRLLRDVQNDAGHPVAVAMGSYAHSNILQLPFQPGILTQDTIYRHYEAPSWNFTYPVPLVTQFSNPGTAVEPMLRLVKAKKKHLTTLAHMKLLYAKKKSIYKKACKGFVGKLFPNMLYKVAEEMERDPDKWFQETYGYDYYFTGGSLAVVGGKEDSPGHPKWIITTVGENMNAIEMARLNLTESRATIDRNQLKLFELSEKDGPIYEICTSMVEKEDDDDDSTSRNLRIALRRKQKIELLCGEGESIFSSSKTLSSEVPFISCCFLRGSSDSLICTSDLGKRLRIWNFEIGEVVQELNLSKKVKKDDCWTCIRSFGKNHFVCLDRSSIRLFKTKFLLKLVNVALLSTWLWACEKASCLEVCPEEKLLFIGTSHKLLVLQLVDRGDAQHREFQQILTFTHNLKYFPTMIRFDSDSNQNYFVWLSSQLAGDTTICNFSKVPPKRFATNNLPRKPWTVQEGFDLARHKGKCIYPAAKLKRRLQLFHSGLAILVDENDCFHLFLQTSPGDVFHQRITTATDDSLSDRIPLLYHSWMLKLNREIPFVPKATDFKNLRGFKKILSCSNLYQPEPELLEDTTFRKRPGWQQSVEDLHQYKDLLAPEILQIWGFRPDVSGRPPRRISTDQPMDVADRISHWLDTTAEQVPIVVGDEEGVGASRDGSPVVADEVVPIESDHDQEELLHSVVEVGEYMKPEVDACEQDVVFVRAVVSDVTTSAVNKSAAKPGRRKYVKGF; this comes from the exons ATGAAAACCAGAAACCAGACCAACCAGACGCAGAAAGGCACCAAACGGAAGGCACCGTCGTCGTCAGCTCAAACCGAG ATCCCAATAAAACGCCCCAGAAAAGACGCCCGCCAGGAAGGGTCCGTCCAGTTTGTTAGCCGACTTCTGCGGGACGTCCAAAACGATGCCGGTCATCCAGTGGCAGTAGCAATGGGAAGTTACGCACACAGCAACATCCTTCAGCTGCCGTTTCAACCGGGCATTCTTACGCAGGACACAATCTATCGGCACTACGAGGCACCCTCGTGGAACTTTACGTATCCCGTTCCGCTGGTGACGCAATTTTCCAATCCTGGAACAGCCGTTGAACCAATGCTGCGGTTGGTAAAGGCTAAAAAGAAACATCTGACCACCTTGGCCCACATGAAGTTGCTCTACGCGAAAAAGAAATCCATCTATAAGAAAGCTTGCAAAGGATTCGTCGGGAAGCTGTTCCCGAACATGCTGTATAAAGTAGCTGAGGAGATGGAGCGCGATCCGGATAAGTGGTTTCAGGAAACGTACGGATATGATTACTATTTCACCGGTGGAAGTCTGGCGGTTGTGGGCGGCAAAGAG GATTCTCCAGGACACCCGAAATGGATTATTACCACCGTGGGAGAGAATATGAACGCAATAGAGATGGCTCGATTAAATCTAACTGAAAGCCGGGCTACCATTGACAGAAACCAACTAAAACTATTCGAGCTTAGCGAAAAGGACGGGCCAATTTATGAGATTTGCACCTCGATGGTAGAGAAGGAAGACGACGATGATGACTCCACTAGTCGAAACCTGCGAATAGCTCTGAGAAGGAAACAAAAAATTGAGCTGCTTTGCGGAGAAGGTGAGAGCATTTTTTCCAGTTCCAAAACCCTTTCGTCAGAAGTTCCGTTTATTAGTTGCTGTTTTCTTAGGGGAAGCAGCGATTCGCTGATATGCACTTCTGATTTGGGGAAAAGACTAAGGATTTGGAATTTTGAGATTGGTGAGGTTGTTCAGGAGCTCAATTTGTCCAAAAAGGTAAAGAAAGATGACTGCTGGACCTGTATCCGGTCCTTCGGGAAGAATCACTTTGTTTGCTTGGACAGGTCTTCCATCAGACTATTCAAAACCAAATTTCTACTGAAGTTAGTTAACGTAGCTCTTCTTTCCACGTGGCTATGGGCGTGCGAAAAGGCATCCTGTCTAGAAGTTTGTCCGGAAGAGAAGCTTCTGTTTATCGGAACCAGTCATAAACTGCTCGTTCTTCAGCTAGTTGATCGGGGGGACGCCCAGCATCGGGAGTTCCAACAGATTCTGACATTCACCCACAATTTGAAGTACTTCCCGACGATGATCCGGTTCGACTCAGACTCGAATCAGAACTACTTCGTATGGTTGTCCTCCCAACTGGCAGGTGACACGACCATTTGCAACTTTTCGAAAGTTCCTCCAAAACGCTTTGCCACCAATAACCTTCCGCGGAAGCCCTGGACTGTCCAGGAGGGCTTTGACCTAGCGCGTCACAAAGGGAAATGCATCTACCCCGCAGCCAAGCTAAAACGTCGCCTCCAACTTTTCCACTCGGGCCTGGCCATTCTAGTCGATGAAAACGATTGCTTTCATCTGTTCCTACAGACCTCCCCTGGGGACGTATTCCATCAGCGAATTACCACCGCTACCGACGATAGCCTTTCCGATAGAATTCCACTGCTTTACCACTCCTGGATGCTCAAACTGAACCGAGAAATTCCATTCGTGCCCAAAGCCACCGACTTCAAAAACCTCCGAGGGTTCAAAAAGATTCTCTCCTGCTCAAACCTCTATCAACCTGaaccggaactcctggaggacacaACCTTCCGCAAAAGACCCGGCTGGCAGCAATCCGTCGAGGACCTGCACCAATACAAGGATCTCCTAGCGCCGGAGATACTCCAGATCTGGGGCTTCCGGCCGGATGTGAGCGGGCGCCCCCCTCGACGTATTTCCACCGATCAGCCGATGGACGTGGCGGATCGTATTTCCCACTGGTTGGACACGACCGCCGAACAGGTTCCCATTGTTGTTGGAGATGAGGAAGGGGTCGGAGCCAGCCGAGATGGCTCACCGGTGGTAGCCGATGAGGTCGTTCCGATTGAAAGCGATCACGACCAGGAGGAGCTTCTTCACAGCGTGGTGGAAGTTGGAGAATACATGAAACCGGAGGTGGATGCTTGCGAGCAGGATGTCGTGTTTGTTAGGGCGGTTGTGTCCGATGTAACGACGAGTGCGGTGAACAAATCTGCTGCCAAACCCGGCAGAAGGAAATACGTTAAGGGATTCTAG
- the LOC134284064 gene encoding uncharacterized protein LOC134284064: MAPLPEQRLTPNVRPFSYVGIDYMGPLEVTVGRRKEKRYVAVFTCLVVRAVHLEVSYDLSSESCIMAIRRFTRRRGSPVQIFSDNGTNFVGVNRVLQQQIKQIDLECAGTFTDARTKWSFNPPSAPHMGGVWERMVRSVKEAMATLNDGRKLTDEILWTTLVEVEGLINSRPLTYMPQDLSNPEALTPNHFVFGCSSGAHEPMEPAVNLEQTLRRSFLRSQQLANLAWGRWSKEYFPTINRRTKWLDEVRSLKVGDVVYVVEGKRRSWVRGVVDEVISGKDGRIRQAIVRTASGKLKRPVVKLAVMELGESTGDHPPRGGGCSGSTDGVRECRAQNPTHRADVYDRNNE, encoded by the coding sequence ATGGCTCCTCTTCCCGAACAACGATTGACGCCGAACGTTCGACCCTTCAGCTACGTCGGTATTGACTACATGGGTCCGCTGGAGGTAACTGTAGGTCGGCGCAAAGAGAAAAGGTACGTGGCCGTTTTCACGTGTCTAGTGGTACGAGCGGTTCACCTGGAAGTCTCCTATGACCTTTCAAGCGAATCTTGCATCATGGCAATCCGGAGATTCACACGCAGACGAGGATCACCGGTTCAAATCTTCTCCGACAATGGCACTAACTTTGTCGGGGTCAATCGCGTACTGCAGCAGCAGATAAAGCAGATCGATTTGGAGTGCGCCGGTACTTTTACCGATGCACGAACGAAATGGTCGTTCAATCCACCCTCCGCCCCTCACATGGGTGGAGTGTGGGAACGCATGGTGCGGAGCGTCAAAGAAGCCATGGCTACGTTGAATGATGGTCGGAAACTAACCGACGAAATCTTGTGGACAACGCTAGTTGAAGTAGAGGGATTGATCAACTCACGGCCCCTCACGTACATGCCACAAGATTTGAGTAATCCCGAAGCCCTAACACCCAACCATTTTGTCTTCGGATGTTCTTCAGGCGCTCATGAACCAATGGAACCAGCCGTTAATCTGGAGCAGACGCTCCGACGTAGTTTCCTCCGTTCTCAGCAGCTAGCGAACCTTGCGTGGGGGCGATGGTCAAAGGAGTACTTCCCTACAATCAATAGAAGGACGAAGTGGCTGGATGAAGTAAGGTCCTTGAAGGTTGGTGACGTCGTATACGTAGTAGAAGGCaaaagaaggtcatgggttcgagGCGTCGTGGATGAAGTCATTTCCGGTAAGGACGGCAGAATACGCCAGGCGATCGTTCGCACGGCGTCCGGTAAGTTAAAGCGGCCTGTGGTAAAGTTGGCGGTAATGGAGCTGGGTGAATCTACGGGAGACCATCCCCCACGGGGCGGGGGAtgttctggcagcacggacgGCGTTCGCGAATGCCGAGCTCAGAATCCGACTCATCGTGCAGATGTCTACGACCGCAACAATGAGTGA